The Euphorbia lathyris chromosome 8, ddEupLath1.1, whole genome shotgun sequence genome has a window encoding:
- the LOC136204181 gene encoding auxin-binding protein ABP20-like, with protein sequence MILSIFLILNSLLSSSSYAAVQNFCVAETSSEGPSGFNCKKPASVTVKDFVFSGLAAPPNFSNVAKASFTPAFVDQLPGLNGLGISIARFDLEVGGFFPMHSHPEATEVFVVTSGSVTAGFISAANTVYSENLKAGDVFVIPPGLLHFVINKGDSPVSGYVSFNSPKPAIQLLGSSLFGNGLPTDLLTKTTFLDADQIKKLKGVFGGTD encoded by the coding sequence ATGATTCTGTCTATCTTTCTGATCCTTAATTCTCTGCTATCTTCCTCCTCATATGCAGCAGTTCAAAACTTCTGCGTGGCGGAAACCTCGTCAGAAGGTCCTTCAGGATTCAATTGCAAAAAACCTGCATCAGTAACAGTAAAGGATTTTGTATTCTCAGGATTAGCAGCTCCTCCTAACTTTTCAAACGTTGCAAAAGCTTCATTTACACCTGCATTTGTAGACCAATTGCCTGGACTAAACGGCCTGGGAATTTCGATTGCTCGTTTTGATTTAGAGGTTGGTGGATTTTTTCCAATGCATTCACACCCCGAAGCTACCGAGGTTTTTGTTGTAACTTCAGGGTCAGTCACTGCGGGTTTTATCTCCGCGGCTAACACTGTTTACTCCGAAAATCTTAAGGCGGGCGACGTGTTTGTAATTCCGCCTGGATTGCTGCATTTTGTGATAAATAAAGGTGATTCTCCTGTTTCAGGATATGTTAGTTTTAATAGTCCCAAACCAGCTATTCAGCTTTTAGGTTCTTCTCTTTTCGGTAACGGATTACCGACGGATTTACTGACCAAAACTACTTTTCTTGATGCTGATCAGATTAAGAAGCTTAAGGGTGTTTTTGGTGGTACTGATTAA
- the LOC136203422 gene encoding auxin-binding protein ABP20-like, protein MILSIIFLIFSLLPSSSYAAVQDFCVADLSGPESPAGFNCKKPETLTVKDFVYSGLATPANFSSLTKASVTPAFVDQFPGLNALGISIARFELAVGGVVPMHTHPAATELLVLLSGSMSAGFISSENTVYFTNLKKGDIMVFPQGLLHFAINSGGDYASGYATFSSARPGLQFLDFSLFGNELPTDILNKVTFLDAAQIKKLKAVLGGSN, encoded by the coding sequence ATGATTTTATCAATAATCTTCCTTATCTTTTCTCTCCTCCCTTCTTCCTCCTACGCAGCAGTTCAAGACTTCTGCGTGGCGGACCTGTCAGGACCCGAAAGCCCTGCAGGATTCAATTGCAAGAAACCAGAAACACTAACAGTAAAGGATTTTGTGTACTCAGGATTAGCAACTCCTGCTAATTTTTCAAGCCTTACAAAAGCATCAGTAACACCTGCATTTGTGGACCAATTCCCTGGATTGAACGCCCTTGGAATTTCAATAGCTCGTTTTGAGTTAGCAGTAGGTGGAGTTGTTCCAATGCACACACATCCTGCAGCTACTGAGCTTCTTGTTCTTCTTTCTGGCTCAATGTCTGCTGGTTTTATCTCCTCGGAAAACACTGTTTATTTCACCAATCTTAAGAAGGGAGATATAATGGTGTTTCCTCAAGGGTTGCTTCATTTTGCTATAAATTCAGGTGGAGATTATGCTTCTGGATATGCTACTTTTAGTAGTGCAAGACCAGGTCTTCAGTTCTTGGATTTCTCTCTTTTTGGAAATGAATTGCCTACTGATATTTTGAACAAAGTTACTTTCCTTGATGCTGCTCAGATTAAGAAGCTTAAGGCTGTTCTTGGTGGCTCTAATTAA
- the LOC136203647 gene encoding auxin-binding protein ABP20-like gives MILPILFIILSFQSCSSYALVQDFCVADTSSAGPGGFNCKKPADVTVADFVFSGLATPANYTKLVKASFTPAFVDQLPGLNGLGVSIARFDLEVGGFFPMHSHPQATEVFVVTSGAVNAGFISSANVVYSQNLKAGDVFVVPPGLLHYVINAGQTPVLGYVTFSSQKPGIQLMDSALFGNGLPTDVLAKATFLDADQIKKLKGVFGGTN, from the coding sequence atgattttgcctatcttgttcatcatcctttcTTTCCAATCTTGTTCTTCATATGCACTAGTGCAAGATTTCTGCGTAGCAGACACATCAAGTGCAGGGCCTGGGGGGTTCAATTGCAAGAAACCTGCTGATGTAACAGTAGCAGATTTTGTGTTCTCAGGATTAGCAACTCCTGCTAATTATACAAAACTTGTCAAAGCTTCATTTACACCTGCATTTGTAGACCAATTGCCTGGATTAAATGGCCTCGGAGTTTCGATTGCTCGTTTCGATTTGGAGGTTGGGGGGTTTTTTCCAATGCATTCACACCCCCAAGCTACTGAGGTTTTTGTTGTGACTTCAGGggcagtgaatgcaggttttaTCTCATCTGCTAATGTTGTTTACTCTCAGAATCTTAAGGCAGGAGATGTGTTTGTAGTTCCTCCTGGGTTATTGCATTATGTTATAAATGCAGGTCAGACTCCTGTTCTTGGTTATGTTACTTTTAGTTCTCAAAAACCTGGTATTCAGCTTATGGATTCTGCTCTTTTTGGTAATGGATTGCCTACTGATGTTCTTGCCAAAGCTACTTTTCTTGATGCTGATCAGATTAAGAAGCTTAAGGGTGTCTTTGGGGGCACTAATTAG